One genomic segment of Anguilla anguilla isolate fAngAng1 chromosome 2, fAngAng1.pri, whole genome shotgun sequence includes these proteins:
- the srd5a2a gene encoding LOW QUALITY PROTEIN: 3-oxo-5-alpha-steroid 4-dehydrogenase 2a (The sequence of the model RefSeq protein was modified relative to this genomic sequence to represent the inferred CDS: deleted 1 base in 1 codon): MACSEAAVQALSGGFVLAGVAYLLAQTRQSSPYGRYVDPPRAVRTVPARAAWFLQELPSFLVPVGLMWSSRGPSSGLGPRLLAGTFCLHYFQRTFIYSLLTKGRPYPLRIVLYAAIFCSMNGFFQGYYMLYCARYDEAWASDIRLVIGLILFFLGMAINVHSDYVLRSLREPGEVTYKIPKGGLFEYVSGANFFGEIVEWSGYAIATWSLPGLSFALFTVCSIGPRAYHHHRFYLEKFEDYPRSRKALVPFIF, translated from the exons ATGGCGTGCAGCGAGGCGGCGGTGCAGGCCCTCAGCGGCGGATTCGTCCTGGCGGGCGTGGCGTACCTCCTGGCGCAGACGCGGCAGTCCAGCCCCTACGGGCGCTACGTGGACCCCCCCCGAGCG GTCCGCACCGTGCCCGCCCGGGCGGCCTGGTTCCTCCAGGAGCTCCCCTCTTTCCTGGTCCCCGTGGGCCTGATGTGGAGCTCGCGCGGACCCTCCTCCGGGCTGGGACCCCGGCTGCTCGCTGGGACCTTCTGCCTCCATTACTTCCAGAG gacATTCATCTATTCCTTGCTGACCAAAGGTCGTCCGTACCCTCTGCGCATAGTGCTTTACGCAGCCATATTCTGCTCCATGAACGGCTTCTTCCAGGGCTACTACATGCTATACTGCGCCCGGTACGACGAGGCCTGGGCGTCCGACATCCGCCTGGTTATCg GATTGATTCTGTTCTTCCTGGGAATGGCCATCAACGTCCACAGCGATTATGTGCTGCGCAGTTTGAGAGAACCTGGTGAAGTCACTTACAAGATTCCCAAAG GGGGCTTGTTTGAGTACGTCTCGGGTGCCAACTTCTTTGGGGAGATAGTGGAATGGTCCGGCTACGCCATAGCAACCTGGTCGCTGCCAGGCCTCTCCTTCGCCCTCTTCACCGTGTGCTCCATTGGACCGCGTGCCTACCATCATCACAG GTTTTACCTGGAAAAGTTTGAGGATTACCCCAGGTCCAGGAAGGCTTTGGTGCCGTTCATCTTCTGA
- the LOC118219470 gene encoding protein MEMO1-like, with translation MSNRVVCREASHAGSWYTASGSQLNAQLEGWLSQVQSSVKPARAIIAPHAGYTYCGSCAAYAYKQVDPTVTRRVFILGPSHHVPLSHCALSPAEIYRTPLYDLKIDQKVYADLWKTGMFERMSLQTDEDEHSIEMHLPYTAKAMESHKDEFAIVPVLVGALSEAKEQEYGKLLSKYLADPSNLFVISSDFCHWGHRFRYTYYDESQGEIYRSIEHLDKMGMGIIEQLDPISFSNYLKKYHNTICGRHPIGVLLNAVAELKKVGLDMNFSFLNYAQSSQCRSWQDSSVSYAAGSLVAH, from the exons ATGTCGAACCGAGTGGTGTGCAGAGAAGCAAGTCACGCCGGCAGCTGGTACACCGCTTCAG GATCGCAGCTGAATGCGCAATTAGAGGGCTGGCTGTCTCAAGTGCAGTCTTCGGTAAAACCTGCCAGAGCAATCATCGCACC GCATGCTGGGTACACTTACTGCGGATCCTGTGCAGCGTACGCTTACAAACAGGTGGACCCCACTGTCAC TCGAAGAGTCTTCATTCTGGGCCCCTCCCATCACGTGCCACTGTCCCACTGTGCCCTCTCGCCCGCTGAAATCTACAGAACGCCGCTGTACGACCTCAAGATCGACCAGAAGG ttTACGCTGACCTCTGGAAAACCGGGATGTTCGAGCGCATGAGCCTGCAGACGGACGAGGACGAGCACAGCATCGAGATGCACCTGCCCTACACGGCCAAAGCCATGGAGAG CCATAAAGACGAGTTCGCCATCGTGCCCGTGCTGGTGGGCGCCCTGAGCGAAGCCAAGGAGCAGGAGTACGGGAAGCTCCTCAGTAAATACCTGGCCGACCCCTCCAACCTCTTCGTCATCTCATCGGACTTCTGCCACTGGG GGCACCGATTCCGCTACACCTACTACGACGAGTCCCAGGGGGAGATCTACAGATCCATCGAGCACCTCGATAAAATG GGAATGGGCATCATTGAGCAGCTAGACCCTATATCCTTTAGCAATTACTTGAAGAAGTACCACAACACAATCTGTGGACGTCACCCCATCGGAGTACTGTTAAAC gCTGTGGCTGAGCTGAAGAAGGTCGGGCTGGACATGAACTTCTCCTTCCTCAACTACGCCCAGTCGAGCCAGTGCAGGAGCTGGCAGGACAGCTCGGTCAGCTACGCAGCCGGATCACTGGTGGCCCACTGA